From Nocardioides faecalis:
ACCCGCGAGGTCTGCACCCCGGTGGTGCCGTCGGCGCGGGCGACCCGCACCTCGCACACCAGCTCGGTGCCGTAGGCACCCTCGCGCTCGGTGGCGGTGCCTCCGCGGCGGGCGGTGTCGGCCGCGATCTGGGGGCGGATCTCTGACCACAGGTCGCCGTTGCGAGGCGCGGCGAAGGCACGCAGCTCGACCGCTCCCTCGTCGTTGGCCAGCAGCACCGCCTTGACCTCGCCGGACGCCTCGTCGACCTGCATCCGCAGCTCGCGGTCCGCGACGGGCGCGATCAGCAGCGAGCCCAGGTCGACCCGGTCGACACCGTCGTCAGGCACGTCGTCGGCGTCGTACGGTCCACGCGGCGCCTCGGTCTCCGCGCCCTCCTCGGACGTGTCGATGGTCGAGCCATCGGCGACTGCGTCGGCAGCCTTGCGCCGCAACCTCACTGTGAACTCCTCATCGGGGTGATCGTCGGGGATCCGGGTGCGACCTTGACGTTCTCAGGCACCGAAGCCCCCGGTAGAACCGTAGCCGCCACTGCCACGCACGCTCTCGGGAAGGGCGTCCACGGGCTCGAACCGGGCCCGCTCGACGCGCTGCACGACGAGCTGGGCGACCCGGTCCCCGCGCTTGAGCACGATCGGCTCAGCCGGGTCCAGGTTGATCAGCAGGACCTTGATCTCTCCCCGGTAGCCCGCATCCACGGTACCCGGGGTGTTCACGATCGACAGCCCGTGCCGCGCGGCGAGCCCGGAGCGTGGATGCACCAGCCCCACGTAGCCCAGCGGCAGCGCGATCGCGACCCCGGTCGGCACCAGGGCCCGCTCGCCGGGGGCGAGGGTCACGTCGACGGTGGTGAGCAGGTCCGCCCCGGCGTCGCCCGGGTGTGCGTAGGCGGGCATCGGCAGGTCCGGGTCGAGCCGGCGCACCGCCACCACCAGGTCCTCGGCCGCCGCGGGCGCCACCTCGCTGGTGGTGGGGTTGTTGCTGGGCACGTCGTGGTCGTTGGTCACGGTCGACGACCCTAACGATCGCGCCCTGGAGGCCGGATGGGATCATCGAGGCGTGAACACGACGGCGTCAGCGGGCTACCACGAGCGGCTTCGGGTGCCGCTGCGCTGGTGGGCGCAGGGCACCATGCTGATCGCCACCCTCTGGTTGACGCTGATCGTGGCCCTGATCGGCAGCTCGGCGGCCTGGGTGGCGTGGGGGGCCACGGCAGCGGCGATGATCCTGCTCGCCGCCTTCCTGAGGATCTACGGCGACGCGAAGATCGTGGTGCGCGACGGCTGGTTCCGCGCCGGGCGGGCCTCGATCGAGCTGCGCCACGTCGGCACCGTCGAGGCCCTCGACGCCGAGCAGACCCGGCTGGTGTCGGGTCGCGACGCCGACGTGCGCGCCTACCTGCTGCTGCGCCCCTACCTGAAGAAGTCCGTGCGGGTGCAGATCACTGACCCGGCCGACCCGGCGCCGTACTGGTTGGTGAGCTCGCGACACCCCCAGGCCCTGGCGGACGCCCTGAGCGCCGCGGTCCGCGACACCGCCGGTCGGCGCCCGGAGCAGCCGACCTCCTGATCGCGACCTGATCGCGACCTGATCGCGACCTGATCGCACGGGGGCGACCCCTGTCCGGAGCGCTGCGCGTCAGGAACCGGCGCAGGCCGGTGTGCGCGGCCCAGTAGGCTCCCGGCCATGGCAGAGGACAGCTCAAAGGCATGGTCGGTGCTCTCGGTGGTGGCAGCGCTCGGCGCGGCCGCCGTGGCCCGCAAGGGGATCGACACCGGCTGGAAGGTGGCCACCGGCAAGGAGCCGCCGGCGAACCCCGCCGACCCGGACGTGGCGTTGCGTGAGGCCGTCGCCTGGGCCGCGGTGAGCGGCACCCTGGTGGCCCTGGCCCGCATGTTCGCCCAGCGTCGCGCGGCGCGCTACTACGTACGCTCCACCGGCCACCTGCCCCCGCCGCTGCGCAAGAGCTGAGAAACCCCGCCAGACGCACGAGAGCCCGCCCGTCGAGAACGACGGGCGGGCTCTTCTCGTGCCGCTCACGAGCGACGCGCGGAGACGGGATTCCTAGGGATCCCGCATACCTCACGTCGGGTAGATCACGCCGCTTCCTACAAATCGAGTAGGTCAGGCGGGTCTGTCACGCCGAACGACTCACTCCGAGCGGATCAGGCGCAGTCGTGGCAGATCATGGCCTTGGGGTCCGCGAGCTGGCTGCGGTGGTGGACCAGGAAGCAGCTCATGCAGGTGAACTCGTCGTCCTGCTTGGGCTTGACCTCCACGGCCAGCTCCTCGTGGGACAGGTCCGCACCGGGGAGCTCGAAGGACTCCGCCGCCTCAGTCTCGTCCTCGTCGACCTTCCCGGAGTTCTTGTCGTGGCGGCGCGCCTTGAGCTCCTCGATGGACTCCTCAGACTGCTCGTCCTCGTTCTTGCGCGGTGCGTCGTAGTCGGTCGCCATGACGGTCTCTCTTCCCTCGTCGAGCCGGGCCAGCGCACTGGGGCGTGCGGGCTGGCGCGGCAGATTGTGCACCATCGCCCCCTCGATCGCGACAGCCGGGGCGATGCGAGTGGACAACGCTAGGCCGCCGATGGCTATTCCCGAAGCAGGCCTGCGCTGCGCACCGCTGCGAGCAGCTCGTCGAACCCGTGATCGGGGGCACACAGAACGGCTTCGCGGCCCGCGGCGCCCACGGTGAGCAGGGTGCGCGCACCCGCCGCACGGGCGATGAGGGCGCCGGCGGCGTGGTCCCACACGTGCACCCCCTCCTCGACGTAGCCGTCGAGGGAACCCGCCGCCACCCGGCACAGGTCCAGCGCGCACGACCCGGACCGACGGATGTCGCGGATCGCCGGCAGCAGCCGCGCCACGGCGGCGGCCTGCACGCTGCGCACCTCCTGGGTGTAGTTGAACCCGGTGGCGACGAGCCGGTGCGCCAGCGGCGCCGGCCCCCGGACCTGGATCACGGCGCCACCGCGGGTCGCCCGGCCGCCGGTCGGCGACGTCGGGTCGAGGTGGGCGGCGTAGACGAGGTCGCGCTCCACGTCGAGCACGACGCCGGCGACGACCTCGCCGTCGAGCTCGGCGGCGATCGAGACCGCGTGGTCACCGAGCCCGTAGAGGAAGTTCACGGTGCCGTCGATGGGGTCGACGATCCAGCGCACCCCGGTGGTGCCGGCCACGTCGTCCCCCTCCTCGCCGAGGATCGCGTCGTCGGGACGCACGGCGAGCAGGCGGGAGCGGATCAGCTCCTCGCACGCGCGGTCCGCCGCGGTGACCACGTCGATGTCGCTGGACTTGGTGGCCGCGACCGAGACCACCCCGGCGGCGTGCTCGCGCACCAGCGCACCGGCCTCCAGCGCCACGGCGCGGGCCAGGTCGACCAGCTCGGTGGGGGAAGGCCGCTCGCTCACTGCTGCAGCGCGTTCGCCGAGCCCTGCTCACGGCGCGGCAGGCAGCACCCCGTGGGGCAGCGGTCCGCCACGGGCGGCAGACTGCCGAGCGCGGGCCGCTCCACCGGCTCGCCGCGCTCGGCGGCGGCACGCTCGAGCACCAGCTCGCGCAGCGCGGCCACGAACGCCGGGTGGGTGCTCGCCGAGGCCGAGCGGCGAGCGGTGAGTCCGAGCCTCTCCGCCGTCGCCATCGCCTCGGTGTCCAGGTCGAAGGCGACCTCCATGTGGTCGGAGACGAACCCGACGGGGACCATGACGACCGCCTGGCGCCGGCCGGTGCGCTCCTGCTCGTCGGCCAGCTCGGCGAGCCGGTCGTTGACGTCAGGCTCCAGCCACGGCGTGCGCGGCGAGCCGGAGCGCGAGCAGAACACCAGCTCGCGCTCGTGTGCGACGCCGGTGGCCTCCTGCACCGCGTCCGCGACCACGCCCACGACGTCGAGGTGCTGGGCCAGGTAGGCGCCGCCGTCGGGACCGGACTCGTCGTTCATCGCGGTCGGGATCGAGTGGGTGACGAAGACCAGCCGGGCGTCGTCGCGCACCTCGGCCGGCAGGTCCGCGAGCGCGTCGAGGACCCCGTCGACGCTGGCCTGCACGAAGCCGGGGTGGTGGTAGTAGGCGCGGATCTTGTCCAGCCGCGGCGCGACGAGGCCGTCGGGGACGGCGGCGACAGCCGCCTCGAGGTTGTCGCGGTACTGCCGACAGCTCGACCACGAGGAGTACGCCGAGGTGACCAGGCAGGCGGCGCGTCGTACGCCGTCGCGGGCCATCTGGGCGACCACGTCGTCGAGGTAGGGGTCCCAGTTGCGGTTGCCCCAGTAGATCGGCAGGTCGATGCCGTGCGCCTCGAGGTCGGCGGAGAGCGCGGCGATGAGCGCGCGGTTCTGGTCGTTGATCGGCGAGCGGCCACCGAAGAGGTAGTAGTGCTCCCCCACCACCTCCAGCCGCTCCCGCGGGATGCCCCGCCCGCGGGTCACGTTCTCCAGGAACGGCACCACGTCCTCGGGCCGCTCGGGTCCCCCGAAGGAGACCAGCAGCACCGCGTCGTAGGGATCGGTCGGGCGGACGGTCTCCGGATTCGGCACACCACCATCGTAGGGAGGAAGATCCAACCGCCATGCTCGACGCCTACCGCCGCATCTTCACCCCGGCCACCGCCCTGTTCTCGCTGACCGGGCTGGTCGCCCGGCTGCCCATCTCGATGGTCGGTCTGGGGATCGTGCTGCTGGCCGAGCACACGACGGGGTCCTACGGGTTCGCCGGCGCGGTGTCCGCGGTGGCCGTCCTGTTCAACGCCCTCTTCGCCATCCCCCAAGGCAGGTTGCTCGACCGGCTGGGCCAGAGCCGGGTGCTGCCGGCCGTGATCAGCCTGTGGGGCGTCGCGCTCTCCCTCGGCATGCTGTCGCTGCACGAGGGGTGGCCCACGTGGACCACCTTCGTGCTCGCGGCGGTGGCGGGAGCCTCGCTGCCCTCGGTCGGCACGTGCGTGCGTGCCCGGTGGTCCTACACGCTCGCCGAGCGGCCCGAGCGGCTGCACACCGCGTTCTCCTTCGAGGCGGTCGCCGACGAGGCGGTCTTCCTCGTCGGTCCCATCGCGGTCACGTTGCTGGCCACCGCCGTGCACCCGCTGGCCGGTCTGGGCTTCGCCCTCGTCACCGGCGTGGTCGGGACGTTCGCGTTCGCCGCGCAGCGCCGTACCGAGCCTCCGGCCAACCCGCCACGCGAGGTCGGCTCCGTGCGCCCGCCGATGCCCTGGGGCGCGATCCTCCCGCTGACGGTCGTCTCCGCCGCCCTCGGCGTGCTGTTCGGCGCGGCCGAGGTGGTCACGGTGGCGTTCGCCGACGAGCAGGGGCAGAAGTCCGCGGCCGGGTTCCTGCTGGCGATCTGGGCGCTGGGCAGCCTGCTCGCCGGCATCGTCTCCGGAGCGGTGGCGTGGCGTCGCGGCCCTCTGGTGCGGCTGCGGATCGGCGCGCTGGGCATGCTGGTGGCGATGCTGCCGCTGAGCCTGGTGCCCTCGGTGCCCGTGATGGCCTTCGTGCTGCTGATCGGCGGGCTGGCCATCTCCCCCACCCTGATCGCGACGATGTCCCTGGCCGAGCAGGTGCTGCCGCCGACGCGGCTGACCGAGGGCATGGCCTTCATCCAGACCGGGCTCGCGGCCGGCATCGCGCCCGGTGCCGCGGTCGCGGGCCTGATCATCGACCACGCCGGCGCCTCCCCTGCCTACCTGGTCAGCGCCGCCGGCGGCATCCTGGTCCTCCTCGGCGCCCTGGCAGTGCGCCTACCCACTACGGTCACCCCGCATGAGCGACCCGCGACCGCACACCTGGCGTAACTGGTCGGGCCTGGAGACCGCGAGCGGGCTCGAGGCCGTCCGCCCGGCAGATGCCGAGGAGGTCGCCGCGCTGGTGCGCACGGCGGCCGAGACCGGCCGCAGCGTGAAGGCCGCCGGCACCGGGCACAGCTTCACCGCGATCGCCGCTCCCCGCGACCTGCACCTGCTGCCGGACCGGATGCGCGGCATCGTCGCCGTCGACCGCGAGGCGATGACGGTCACGGTCCGCGCCGGCACCCAGCTGAAGGTCCTCAACGCCGAGCTGGAGCGCCTGGGGCTGAGCCTGCACAACATGGGCGACATCGCCGAGCAGACGCTGGCCGGTGCCGTGTCCACCGGCACCCACGGCACCGGCGGGCGCGCCGCCGGGCTGGCAGCGCAGGTCGTCGGGCTGGAGCTGGTCACCGGCACCGGTGAGGTGCTGCACCTCGACGCGCACGAGAACCCCGACCTGCTGGACCTGGTCCGCGTCGGGCTCGGCGCGCTGGGGGTGATCGTCACCCTCACCTTCGCGGTCGAGCCGCTCTTCGCGCTGCGCGCCGAGGAAAGGCCGATGTCGTGGGACGCCGCGCTCGGCGGCTTCGACGAGCTCGTCGCCGCGCACGACCACGTCGACATGTACTGGTTCCCGCACACCACCCGGCTGCTGGCCAAGTGCAACACCCGGCTGGGCACCGACCTGTCCTCGATCGCCCCGCTGCCCGCGTGGCGGCGCCGCCTGGACGACGACCTGCTGTCCAACACCGCCTTCGGCGCCCTGACCGCGGCCCTCAACCGGGTGCCGCAGGCCACCGGGCCCGCGAACCGGGTCGCGGCCCGGCTGCTGGGTCCGCGCACCTACAGCGACGTGGCCCACCGGGTGTTCATCACCGAGCGTCGCGTGGTCTTCCGCGAGATGGAGTACGCCGTGCCCCGCGAGGCCGGGTTGACGGCGCTGGCCGAGTGCCGCACCGCCCTGGAGCGCTCCGGGCTGCGGGTCTCGTTCCCGGTGGAGATCCGGGTGGCGCCCGCGGACACCCCCGCCCTGTCCACGGCCTCAGGACGCGACTCGTTCTACCTGGCGTTCCACACCCACCGCGACGCCGACCACACCGCGTACTTCGCGCTGATGGAGCCGATCCTGCGCGCGCACGGCGGCCGGCCGCACTGGGGCAAGCTGCACACCCAGGACGCAGCCGACCTGGCCGCGCTCTATCCCCGCTTCGCCGCGTTCGTCGCCCTGCGCGAGCGGCTCGACCCCCAGCGGGTGTTCGCCAACGCCTACCTCGACCGGGTGCTCGGCGCATGAGGACGGGCGCATGAGGACGGGCGCATGAGGACGGGCGCGGGTGCACGGGTGGTCGTGGAGCCGGACGCCGCGTGTCCATGCGGTGCACCGGCGACGTACGCCGCGTGCTGCGCTAAGTTCCACTCCGGCGAGCAGCTGCCCGCCACCGCCGAGGAGCTGATGCGCTCCCGGTTCGCCGCCTTCGTCGTGGGCGACGCCGACTACCTGCTCGCCACCTGGCACCCCGCCACCCGGCCCGAGGACCTCGACCTCGACGACGACGTGCGCTGGCTGCGCCTGGAGGTGCTGGCCACCGAGGGCGGTGGGCCCGGCGAGCGCCGCGGCGTGGTGGAGTTCCGCGCCCACCACGAGCACGCCGGCAGGCCGGGTGTGCTGCACGAGGTGAGCCGGTTCCGCCACGACGGCGGGCGCTGGCTCTACGTCCGCGGCCGGGCGGAGTGGTCGTGAGCGCAGAGAACCAGCGCGCCGCGCACCTCCTCCGCGACCGCGACGTGGCACCGCGCACCGAGGGCCGACCGGTCCCGGGTCGAAGAAATGTCGACACGTCGCCACACGCCGCGCCCGCAACGCCATCCGTGGCCCCTGCGGGCGTAGGCTCAGGCCCACCGGAGCAGCACCCCGGCACCACCACCGCGGCAGCAGCCTGGCCGCACCGCAGGACCGACCCCGGCGCCACCCCGCCGGGGCCAGCAGGAAGCGACCCGAGGACCACGATGGCGGACGAGACCGAGCAGGCCGCGAGCGGCCCGACCCGGCTCGTCCTCGCCGACGTCGTCACGGACCGGCGCCTGCTGCTGGTGGACGACGAGGGCACGGAGTTCTCCCTCGAGATCACCCCCGACCTCCGCGCCGCCGTGCGCGGTGGTGCTCCGCGCCGATTGGAGATCAACATGAGCAGCAGCATCCGTCCCCGCGAGATCCAGAACCGGATCCGTGCCGGCGAGTCGGCCGAGACCGTCGCCGCCGCCGCGGGCACCACCGTCGAGGCGATCATGGCGTACGTCGGCCCGGTGCTCGCCGAGCGGGAGCACGTGGCCCAGCGCGCCCAGCGCGCCTCCGTGCGTCGTACGCCGGGCGAGTCGACGGCGACCGGGACCCAGACCCGGGCGCTGGGCGACGCGGTCGCGGCGCACCTGCGTGAGCTGGGCGCCGACCCCACGGAGGTCGAGTGGGACGCCTATCGCCGCGAGACCGGGCGTTGGGTGCTGACCGGGACCTTCGCCGCGGCGCAGCGCTCGGGCACCGCGCGGTTCACCTACGACGCGCCCGGCAACTACGTGCTGGCCGACAACGACGACGCCCGCTGGCTGATCGGTGACGCGGTCGCGCCCGTCGCCCGCCCCGAGGCACGCGACGACCTGCGCAGCGCCCGCGAGCGTCGGCTCAACGCGGTCCCGCTCGAGGACGTCGCCGCCCAGACGCCCGCCGTCGAGCCGCCCGTCGCCGAGCCGCCGGCTGCCCAGCCCCCCGCCCAGTCGCCCGCCGCCCAGTCACCCGCCGCCCAGTCACCCGCCGCCCAGTCGGTGGCGCCCGCCGGGCTCGACGAGGAGCTGCCCTTCGCCGACGACCCGCTGCGG
This genomic window contains:
- a CDS encoding DUF3710 domain-containing protein, which gives rise to MRLRRKAADAVADGSTIDTSEEGAETEAPRGPYDADDVPDDGVDRVDLGSLLIAPVADRELRMQVDEASGEVKAVLLANDEGAVELRAFAAPRNGDLWSEIRPQIAADTARRGGTATEREGAYGTELVCEVRVARADGTTGVQTSRVVGINGPRWLLRATYLGEPARSPEDAGEWEDAVARLAVRRGNHAMPVGEQLPLSLPEGARPKAAPES
- the dut gene encoding dUTP diphosphatase; this encodes MAPAAAEDLVVAVRRLDPDLPMPAYAHPGDAGADLLTTVDVTLAPGERALVPTGVAIALPLGYVGLVHPRSGLAARHGLSIVNTPGTVDAGYRGEIKVLLINLDPAEPIVLKRGDRVAQLVVQRVERARFEPVDALPESVRGSGGYGSTGGFGA
- a CDS encoding DUF3093 domain-containing protein, whose product is MNTTASAGYHERLRVPLRWWAQGTMLIATLWLTLIVALIGSSAAWVAWGATAAAMILLAAFLRIYGDAKIVVRDGWFRAGRASIELRHVGTVEALDAEQTRLVSGRDADVRAYLLLRPYLKKSVRVQITDPADPAPYWLVSSRHPQALADALSAAVRDTAGRRPEQPTS
- a CDS encoding DUF4235 domain-containing protein, encoding MAEDSSKAWSVLSVVAALGAAAVARKGIDTGWKVATGKEPPANPADPDVALREAVAWAAVSGTLVALARMFAQRRAARYYVRSTGHLPPPLRKS
- a CDS encoding DUF4193 domain-containing protein, encoding MATDYDAPRKNEDEQSEESIEELKARRHDKNSGKVDEDETEAAESFELPGADLSHEELAVEVKPKQDDEFTCMSCFLVHHRSQLADPKAMICHDCA
- a CDS encoding inositol monophosphatase family protein; the encoded protein is MSERPSPTELVDLARAVALEAGALVREHAAGVVSVAATKSSDIDVVTAADRACEELIRSRLLAVRPDDAILGEEGDDVAGTTGVRWIVDPIDGTVNFLYGLGDHAVSIAAELDGEVVAGVVLDVERDLVYAAHLDPTSPTGGRATRGGAVIQVRGPAPLAHRLVATGFNYTQEVRSVQAAAVARLLPAIRDIRRSGSCALDLCRVAAGSLDGYVEEGVHVWDHAAGALIARAAGARTLLTVGAAGREAVLCAPDHGFDELLAAVRSAGLLRE
- a CDS encoding ferrochelatase; translation: MPNPETVRPTDPYDAVLLVSFGGPERPEDVVPFLENVTRGRGIPRERLEVVGEHYYLFGGRSPINDQNRALIAALSADLEAHGIDLPIYWGNRNWDPYLDDVVAQMARDGVRRAACLVTSAYSSWSSCRQYRDNLEAAVAAVPDGLVAPRLDKIRAYYHHPGFVQASVDGVLDALADLPAEVRDDARLVFVTHSIPTAMNDESGPDGGAYLAQHLDVVGVVADAVQEATGVAHERELVFCSRSGSPRTPWLEPDVNDRLAELADEQERTGRRQAVVMVPVGFVSDHMEVAFDLDTEAMATAERLGLTARRSASASTHPAFVAALRELVLERAAAERGEPVERPALGSLPPVADRCPTGCCLPRREQGSANALQQ
- a CDS encoding MFS transporter, whose translation is MLDAYRRIFTPATALFSLTGLVARLPISMVGLGIVLLAEHTTGSYGFAGAVSAVAVLFNALFAIPQGRLLDRLGQSRVLPAVISLWGVALSLGMLSLHEGWPTWTTFVLAAVAGASLPSVGTCVRARWSYTLAERPERLHTAFSFEAVADEAVFLVGPIAVTLLATAVHPLAGLGFALVTGVVGTFAFAAQRRTEPPANPPREVGSVRPPMPWGAILPLTVVSAALGVLFGAAEVVTVAFADEQGQKSAAGFLLAIWALGSLLAGIVSGAVAWRRGPLVRLRIGALGMLVAMLPLSLVPSVPVMAFVLLIGGLAISPTLIATMSLAEQVLPPTRLTEGMAFIQTGLAAGIAPGAAVAGLIIDHAGASPAYLVSAAGGILVLLGALAVRLPTTVTPHERPATAHLA
- a CDS encoding D-arabinono-1,4-lactone oxidase, with the translated sequence MSDPRPHTWRNWSGLETASGLEAVRPADAEEVAALVRTAAETGRSVKAAGTGHSFTAIAAPRDLHLLPDRMRGIVAVDREAMTVTVRAGTQLKVLNAELERLGLSLHNMGDIAEQTLAGAVSTGTHGTGGRAAGLAAQVVGLELVTGTGEVLHLDAHENPDLLDLVRVGLGALGVIVTLTFAVEPLFALRAEERPMSWDAALGGFDELVAAHDHVDMYWFPHTTRLLAKCNTRLGTDLSSIAPLPAWRRRLDDDLLSNTAFGALTAALNRVPQATGPANRVAARLLGPRTYSDVAHRVFITERRVVFREMEYAVPREAGLTALAECRTALERSGLRVSFPVEIRVAPADTPALSTASGRDSFYLAFHTHRDADHTAYFALMEPILRAHGGRPHWGKLHTQDAADLAALYPRFAAFVALRERLDPQRVFANAYLDRVLGA
- a CDS encoding YchJ family protein — its product is MRTGAGARVVVEPDAACPCGAPATYAACCAKFHSGEQLPATAEELMRSRFAAFVVGDADYLLATWHPATRPEDLDLDDDVRWLRLEVLATEGGGPGERRGVVEFRAHHEHAGRPGVLHEVSRFRHDGGRWLYVRGRAEWS
- the sepH gene encoding septation protein SepH, which encodes MADETEQAASGPTRLVLADVVTDRRLLLVDDEGTEFSLEITPDLRAAVRGGAPRRLEINMSSSIRPREIQNRIRAGESAETVAAAAGTTVEAIMAYVGPVLAEREHVAQRAQRASVRRTPGESTATGTQTRALGDAVAAHLRELGADPTEVEWDAYRRETGRWVLTGTFAAAQRSGTARFTYDAPGNYVLADNDDARWLIGDAVAPVARPEARDDLRSARERRLNAVPLEDVAAQTPAVEPPVAEPPAAQPPAQSPAAQSPAAQSPAAQSVAPAGLDEELPFADDPLRATAAPAASEQTAEQAEEERAEAERARHRRAVQKKRGRASVPSWDEIMFGGGDQG